One Porphyromonas pogonae genomic region harbors:
- a CDS encoding RagB/SusD family nutrient uptake outer membrane protein: protein MKKYNIASALLLMLVLFGITSCDKFLDITPIGSVIPSTEEDFRSLMVGAYKEMPSDRGMADLRSGDMYVSKNEHDQNSYHDIEIWNESTLNKTVASFEWARYYSALMIANNVLDKKDKFEKGTPEGTNQIVGEAYMLRAYIHFTLVNLYGQPYTKPGAPQSRAIPVKQNIILDETLPRNTVEEVYKSIDSDMKEAERLINKAKWEASYNYRFSATAVQAFKSRYKLYQGKWQESLDASKKVLAVNAALVNMNDKDAKLPNLFTSPEIITAWEINPSSNILRAATVSQSLLDMYQKGDQRRSKYFSAPTDGIVKAIKGGKDEYRCTFRTGEIYLNAAEAAAHLGQTEQARTYLLTLQKNRFTPDAYPTKETEVKGMNAEQLLKEILTERVRELTFEGHRWFDLRRTTRPEIVKTFGTQKYILKADDPRYTIQIPKEAIEANPKLK, encoded by the coding sequence ATGAAAAAATACAATATAGCATCCGCATTACTCCTTATGCTGGTCCTTTTCGGCATAACTTCCTGTGATAAATTTTTGGATATCACGCCTATCGGCAGTGTGATACCTTCTACCGAAGAAGATTTTCGCAGTCTGATGGTCGGGGCGTACAAGGAGATGCCTTCGGACAGAGGCATGGCCGACCTGCGCTCAGGAGACATGTACGTCTCAAAGAACGAGCATGACCAAAACAGCTACCACGATATAGAAATATGGAATGAGAGTACTCTCAACAAAACGGTAGCCAGCTTCGAGTGGGCAAGATATTACTCTGCTTTGATGATTGCCAATAATGTACTCGACAAGAAGGATAAGTTCGAGAAGGGTACTCCCGAAGGTACCAATCAGATTGTAGGCGAAGCATACATGTTGCGGGCTTACATCCACTTCACGCTCGTAAATCTGTACGGACAACCCTACACCAAGCCCGGAGCACCCCAATCGCGCGCTATACCTGTGAAGCAAAACATCATACTTGATGAAACACTGCCTCGCAACACGGTGGAAGAAGTATACAAAAGTATAGACAGTGATATGAAAGAAGCGGAGAGACTTATCAACAAAGCTAAGTGGGAAGCGTCATACAACTACCGCTTTAGCGCCACAGCTGTGCAGGCCTTCAAGTCTCGCTACAAGCTGTACCAAGGCAAGTGGCAGGAATCTCTGGATGCCTCAAAGAAAGTTCTCGCCGTAAACGCTGCTCTGGTGAATATGAATGACAAAGACGCCAAGTTGCCCAACTTGTTTACCTCTCCCGAGATCATCACAGCATGGGAGATCAACCCCAGTAGCAATATCTTACGCGCAGCAACAGTGTCGCAGTCTCTGCTGGATATGTACCAAAAGGGAGACCAAAGACGCAGCAAGTACTTCTCCGCCCCTACAGATGGTATCGTGAAAGCGATCAAGGGAGGTAAGGATGAGTACCGCTGTACATTCCGCACAGGTGAGATCTACCTCAATGCAGCCGAAGCAGCGGCACATCTGGGACAGACAGAGCAAGCACGCACTTATCTGCTCACGCTCCAAAAGAACAGATTTACTCCCGATGCATATCCAACAAAAGAAACTGAAGTAAAAGGTATGAATGCTGAGCAACTACTCAAAGAGATACTTACAGAGCGTGTGCGAGAACTGACCTTCGAAGGTCACAGGTGGTTTGACCTCAGAAGAACTACCCGCCCTGAGATCGTAAAGACATTCGGTACCCAAAAGTATATCCTCAAGGCTGATGACCCCAGATATACCATCCAAATACCTAAAGAAGCTATCGAAGCTAATCCGAAGCTGAAATAG
- the mltG gene encoding endolytic transglycosylase MltG → MYRRRKKRDNYTFTMGPVTKRKRRVGHGWVWIPMIIILAGIMVGLAWFEFDRPAGHVSDTQYIYVRQGTPFDEVKKQIQKKVLLRHPSLFDWYADKKHLAQDMKPGRYAITNTMNISQIVDMFASGKQTPLSFTIRNIRTPQELSEKIGKEMEFGAQALAKLMDDSTYCSRMGFNKETIRCIFMPDTYKVLWTTPADSLMKMMHSHYKEFWNNERTTLADSIGFTPVQVMTIASIVEEESAHKEEYARIAGLYINRLHKNIPLQADPTIKYALGNFSLKRIMYDHLKTASPYNTYIYKGLPPAPIRLPRKSTIDTVLHYERHPYIYMCAKEDFSGSHNFAANFMEHQKNAKLYQEELNKRGIK, encoded by the coding sequence ATGTACAGAAGAAGGAAAAAAAGAGATAACTATACCTTTACTATGGGGCCCGTGACTAAAAGAAAGCGCAGAGTGGGACATGGATGGGTATGGATACCGATGATCATCATCCTGGCAGGTATTATGGTAGGACTTGCGTGGTTCGAATTTGACCGTCCTGCCGGCCACGTCAGCGACACTCAATACATATACGTCAGGCAAGGTACCCCCTTCGATGAGGTGAAAAAACAGATACAAAAGAAAGTATTGCTGCGGCATCCTTCTTTGTTCGATTGGTATGCAGACAAAAAGCATTTGGCTCAAGATATGAAGCCGGGACGCTACGCCATTACCAACACCATGAATATCTCTCAGATTGTGGATATGTTTGCCTCAGGCAAGCAGACTCCTCTGTCATTTACCATTCGTAACATACGTACACCCCAAGAACTTTCCGAGAAGATCGGTAAAGAGATGGAATTCGGCGCACAAGCTCTAGCCAAACTGATGGATGATAGCACCTACTGCTCACGCATGGGATTCAACAAAGAGACGATACGTTGCATATTCATGCCGGATACTTATAAAGTGTTGTGGACTACCCCGGCAGATAGCCTGATGAAAATGATGCACTCGCACTACAAAGAGTTTTGGAACAATGAGCGCACAACACTTGCCGACTCCATTGGATTTACTCCGGTGCAGGTGATGACCATAGCTTCCATAGTAGAGGAGGAATCAGCGCACAAAGAAGAATATGCACGCATAGCAGGTCTGTACATCAATCGTCTGCACAAGAACATACCACTCCAAGCTGATCCTACCATCAAATATGCTTTGGGCAACTTCAGCCTCAAACGTATCATGTATGATCATCTCAAAACAGCCTCACCGTACAACACCTATATATACAAAGGACTCCCTCCCGCTCCTATACGCCTGCCGCGCAAGTCCACTATAGATACCGTGTTGCACTATGAGAGGCATCCGTACATATACATGTGTGCCAAAGAGGACTTCTCCGGATCACACAACTTCGCGGCAAACTTTATGGAACACCAGAAAAACGCCAAACTGTATCAAGAGGAATTAAACAAAAGAGGAATAAAGTAA
- a CDS encoding tRNA threonylcarbamoyladenosine dehydratase: MTEDWKERTRLLFGEDKLNRLEQAHVLVVGIGGVGGYAAENLVRAGVGELTIVDADTVNASNINRQLVATHSTIGQDKVTVLATRLMDINPQLKLHPIKAFLKDDNMIELLKAHPYTYVVDAIDSLSPKVYLIALSKEYGLPIISSMGAGAKSDPTRIQVADLSKSYNCTLARMVRKRLRKLKVSKGVPVVFSSELPDEEAIVEIEGETCKRSTAGTVSYMPALFGLHLAAHVIRSI, encoded by the coding sequence ATGACGGAAGACTGGAAGGAAAGAACGCGTTTGTTATTTGGTGAAGATAAACTGAACAGACTGGAACAAGCACACGTGCTGGTAGTAGGCATAGGGGGTGTAGGGGGCTATGCCGCCGAGAATCTGGTACGAGCCGGTGTGGGAGAGCTTACCATAGTGGATGCCGATACAGTGAATGCATCGAATATCAATCGCCAGCTTGTAGCCACCCACAGCACCATAGGGCAAGACAAGGTTACGGTACTGGCCACAAGACTTATGGACATCAATCCGCAACTCAAGCTTCATCCCATCAAGGCTTTTCTCAAAGACGACAATATGATAGAGCTACTCAAGGCTCACCCATATACCTATGTGGTAGATGCCATAGACTCACTGAGCCCCAAAGTATACCTCATAGCTCTATCCAAAGAGTACGGGCTACCCATCATAAGCTCTATGGGAGCAGGAGCCAAAAGCGACCCTACACGTATACAAGTGGCGGATCTGAGCAAAAGCTACAACTGCACGCTGGCCCGCATGGTGAGAAAGCGCCTGCGCAAACTCAAGGTGTCCAAAGGGGTACCGGTGGTATTCTCAAGCGAATTGCCGGACGAGGAGGCTATTGTGGAGATTGAAGGCGAAACATGTAAGCGGTCTACAGCCGGCACAGTGTCTTACATGCCGGCACTCTTCGGGCTACACCTTGCCGCTCACGTAATAAGAAGCATATAG
- a CDS encoding ABC transporter ATP-binding protein, with protein sequence METIIQAGNIRKTFDTLEVLRGIDLDIYKGEIASIVGASGAGKTTLLQILGTLEQPDKGAKLIIDGEDVTAMSMKRQSEVRNRKLGFIFQSHQLLPEFTALENVMIPAFIAGRNKGGCEKEAKSLLQQLNLAERMQHKPGQMSGGECQRVAVARALINHPSVILADEPSGSLDSEHKRELHDLFFRLRDELGQTLVIVTHDDTLAQSTDRVIRLKDGLIAQE encoded by the coding sequence ATGGAAACGATAATACAGGCCGGAAATATCCGCAAAACATTCGATACTCTTGAGGTACTGCGAGGTATAGACCTGGATATATACAAAGGGGAGATAGCCTCTATAGTGGGAGCCAGCGGAGCCGGTAAGACTACTCTGCTGCAAATATTGGGCACACTGGAGCAGCCTGACAAGGGAGCCAAACTGATAATAGATGGAGAAGATGTGACAGCGATGAGTATGAAAAGGCAGTCCGAAGTACGCAATAGGAAACTGGGTTTCATATTTCAGTCGCACCAGTTACTCCCGGAGTTTACCGCACTGGAAAATGTGATGATACCGGCTTTCATAGCAGGGAGAAACAAGGGAGGGTGCGAGAAGGAAGCGAAATCTTTGCTACAACAGCTCAATCTGGCTGAGAGGATGCAGCACAAGCCCGGGCAAATGTCGGGAGGTGAATGCCAGCGTGTGGCGGTGGCCAGAGCACTGATCAATCACCCGTCAGTGATATTGGCGGACGAGCCCTCGGGGAGTCTCGACTCAGAGCACAAACGGGAGCTTCATGACCTATTCTTCAGGCTGAGAGACGAGCTGGGGCAAACTTTGGTAATCGTGACTCATGATGACACCCTGGCACAATCAACAGACCGAGTGATCAGGCTCAAGGATGGACTCATAGCCCAAGAGTGA
- a CDS encoding ComEA family DNA-binding protein produces the protein MKHIFFHFGRAERIVSIILLSLVAFGIALFAFMPEKGSKHRNAITKTDSVSSNLNKISNLTSKVLPRSTHKDTIVKTKDYAGPPDYMMTNVKSKLEKGTVLDINTADSTLLVRVPGIGPAFAGRIIRLRERLGGFYTVMQLQEVYGMDYDRFLLIKPWFCIKKEQKKTYLDELQTDELPRHPYLSWSQRGAINKILRREGKVNSWKRLMMLDEFSKDDSVRLSHYFPERKNE, from the coding sequence ATGAAACACATTTTCTTTCACTTCGGCAGAGCAGAGCGCATTGTGAGTATCATATTACTCTCTTTGGTAGCCTTCGGGATAGCGTTGTTTGCTTTTATGCCCGAAAAGGGATCAAAACACAGGAATGCTATCACAAAAACAGACTCTGTAAGTTCTAATTTAAATAAAATTAGTAATTTAACGTCTAAAGTACTCCCCCGAAGCACACACAAGGATACGATAGTGAAGACGAAGGACTATGCGGGTCCGCCGGATTACATGATGACAAATGTGAAAAGTAAACTGGAAAAAGGAACAGTCCTGGATATCAATACGGCAGACTCCACTTTACTGGTAAGAGTGCCCGGTATAGGTCCGGCATTCGCAGGAAGAATAATAAGACTGAGGGAGAGGCTTGGCGGTTTTTACACCGTGATGCAGCTCCAAGAGGTTTATGGCATGGACTACGACCGTTTTCTGCTTATCAAACCTTGGTTTTGCATCAAAAAAGAACAGAAGAAAACTTATCTGGACGAATTACAGACCGATGAACTCCCCCGGCATCCTTACTTGAGCTGGAGCCAAAGGGGTGCCATAAACAAGATATTGCGCCGAGAAGGTAAAGTAAACTCATGGAAAAGACTGATGATGCTGGATGAATTTTCCAAAGATGACAGCGTGCGGCTTTCCCACTATTTCCCCGAGCGTAAGAACGAGTGA
- a CDS encoding L-threonylcarbamoyladenylate synthase produces the protein MLKKIYADAPNMKEVDDVISALRDGEVIIYPTGTGYAYGCDALQNRSVERICMIKGIDPKKKSLSIMCESMRDISEYCRMSNEAFKFIKEHDGNYTYVLPAASTLPKLFKNRKEVGVRLVQHPVARIILQELGSPMLTSSLPQDEENPEYATDPELIMERYGHQVNIIVDGGIATYGPSTVIDCTVVPFEVLRLGSGRLDTDEPLVHIK, from the coding sequence ATGCTAAAGAAAATTTATGCCGATGCTCCCAACATGAAGGAAGTGGATGACGTGATCAGTGCTCTCCGTGACGGAGAGGTGATTATATACCCCACGGGCACCGGCTACGCTTACGGATGTGACGCGCTTCAGAACAGATCGGTAGAACGCATCTGTATGATCAAGGGTATTGACCCTAAGAAAAAGTCACTTTCCATCATGTGTGAAAGTATGAGGGATATTTCAGAATACTGCCGCATGTCCAATGAAGCTTTTAAGTTTATCAAAGAGCATGATGGCAACTACACGTATGTATTGCCCGCTGCAAGCACCTTGCCCAAGCTCTTCAAAAACAGAAAAGAGGTAGGTGTGCGGCTGGTGCAACACCCGGTAGCAAGAATCATATTGCAGGAACTGGGAAGCCCTATGCTGACGAGCTCTTTACCCCAAGATGAAGAAAACCCGGAGTACGCTACAGATCCCGAGTTGATCATGGAGCGATACGGACATCAGGTAAACATTATTGTAGACGGTGGAATAGCCACTTACGGCCCCTCTACGGTGATAGACTGCACGGTCGTACCCTTTGAGGTACTCCGTCTGGGTAGTGGTCGTCTCGACACGGATGAGCCACTGGTGCATATAAAATAA
- a CDS encoding nucleoside recognition domain-containing protein has product MLLNYIFIGFFLIAFIIAAFRFAFWGDYMIFDEIVRSTFDQAKNGFEISLYLTGMLCLWIGFMRIAEKSGLIAKLAHAASPVLRGLFPSLPPDHPVLGSIFMNASANMLGLDNAATPLGLKAMQQLQELNVKKEKASDAMIMFLALNASGLTLIPTTIISFRMKGGAMNPSDIFIPILIATTASTLTAILSIGLRQKINLLKKPLVLFFLSMFALIGMIIWASQTLPPEVFKTASQALSSMILFGIMCWFIISGMRAKINVYDAFIEGAKEGFGTAITIIPYLVAILVGIGVFRACGAMDMLTQGMRFTVGALGLNTDFVEAVPTMLMKPLSGSGARGLMVDAMQQYGADSFIGRLCCTVQGASDTTFYVVALYYGSVKIKNTRYTVGYSLLADLAGAVAAVLVTYMFFG; this is encoded by the coding sequence ATGTTACTCAACTATATTTTTATAGGCTTCTTTCTCATCGCTTTTATCATAGCAGCATTCAGATTCGCCTTCTGGGGCGACTATATGATATTTGACGAAATAGTACGATCGACCTTCGATCAGGCCAAAAACGGCTTCGAAATATCGCTATATCTCACGGGTATGTTGTGCTTGTGGATAGGTTTTATGCGTATTGCGGAGAAGAGCGGACTCATCGCCAAACTGGCACATGCAGCATCGCCCGTGTTACGGGGGCTGTTCCCTTCGCTTCCGCCGGACCATCCTGTGCTTGGTAGCATCTTCATGAATGCATCGGCCAACATGCTGGGGCTGGACAATGCGGCAACTCCCCTGGGGCTTAAAGCCATGCAACAGTTACAAGAGCTCAATGTAAAGAAAGAAAAAGCGAGTGATGCCATGATCATGTTTCTGGCTCTGAACGCGAGCGGGCTTACGCTGATACCCACTACCATAATCTCATTCAGGATGAAAGGAGGAGCAATGAATCCATCCGATATTTTTATTCCTATCCTCATTGCCACTACAGCCTCCACTCTCACTGCCATCCTGTCCATTGGGCTCAGACAGAAGATAAATTTGCTGAAAAAGCCGTTGGTTTTATTTTTTCTTTCTATGTTTGCACTTATAGGCATGATCATATGGGCTTCTCAAACACTGCCTCCGGAAGTGTTCAAGACGGCAAGTCAGGCACTATCGTCGATGATTTTGTTTGGTATCATGTGCTGGTTTATTATCAGCGGTATGAGAGCCAAGATCAATGTTTATGATGCTTTTATTGAAGGAGCCAAGGAAGGATTTGGTACAGCTATCACAATAATTCCTTATCTTGTAGCCATTCTTGTAGGCATAGGGGTGTTCCGAGCATGCGGAGCCATGGATATGCTGACACAAGGAATGAGATTTACCGTGGGAGCTCTAGGGCTCAACACGGATTTCGTGGAAGCTGTGCCTACCATGCTCATGAAACCGCTGAGCGGCAGCGGAGCCAGAGGACTCATGGTAGATGCTATGCAGCAATACGGCGCCGATAGTTTCATAGGGCGATTGTGCTGCACAGTACAGGGAGCAAGCGATACGACTTTCTATGTGGTGGCGTTGTACTACGGATCGGTAAAGATCAAGAATACTCGCTATACGGTGGGTTACTCCCTACTTGCCGACTTGGCCGGAGCAGTAGCTGCCGTGCTGGTAACATACATGTTTTTCGGGTAA
- the ybeY gene encoding rRNA maturation RNase YbeY, with translation MIAFYADEVELPSLRKRTIRRWIEEVASQYGKEVGDLCYQFCNDDRILQTNQDFLNHDYYTDIITFDESKGNVISGDMLISLDTVKSNARQYNHDYQEELHRVIIHGVLHLCGLDDTSDEEEERMRHAEDEALKLLRKDIGEDETLLDE, from the coding sequence ATGATTGCTTTCTATGCAGACGAGGTGGAATTACCGAGTCTACGAAAACGAACTATTAGAAGATGGATTGAAGAGGTAGCGTCGCAATACGGCAAAGAAGTGGGTGACCTCTGCTACCAATTTTGTAATGATGACAGAATACTACAGACAAATCAAGATTTTCTAAATCACGATTACTATACGGATATTATTACCTTTGATGAATCAAAGGGCAATGTGATATCAGGTGATATGCTCATCAGCTTAGATACAGTGAAGAGCAATGCACGACAATACAATCATGACTACCAAGAGGAGCTACACCGGGTGATAATACACGGTGTACTACACTTGTGCGGTCTTGACGACACTTCTGATGAAGAAGAAGAGCGTATGCGCCATGCTGAAGATGAAGCGCTGAAGCTACTTCGTAAAGATATAGGCGAAGACGAGACTTTGCTTGACGAATAA
- a CDS encoding phosphoethanolamine transferase, with translation MIKSELYTGIKKKRQKILYFVFCLILILPNILLTFTEPYTVVSKIANLLLPLFVYMFLLTLKRKPGAMMWWLFIFVFFGAFQLVLLNLFGNSIIAVDMFLNVLSTSVGEASELLDNMLLAISSVLLIYVPCMTFAVYSTKYKEDLDKAFRSKMKRIAVGGFALSLLLIPLCKYSNKRYKGRNEVFPVNVLYNLYLSVDRVNKTAHYYETSKGFTYHAKSTHSPELDETYVLVIGETSRACSWGLYGYKRETNPLLMQIAPELVVFRDNLSQSNTTHKSVPIILSPADADHTSELHKVKSVITAYKEAGFYTSFLSNQAYNRAYIDFFAKEADNCFFIREQGNLKGKRTMDADLLPLLQETLGKHKKNLIILHTYGSHFNYSDRYKREDAVFTPDKITSTSIRQLNQLRNGYDNSIRTTDKFLYSVINMLKTKNNVAGMLFIADHGEDIYDDERERFLHSSPTTSYYQIHVPYILWTSEGYRQAFPDKVNAARRNAARASSSNTVFHTLLDLGGIDTKYKMDSLSLTSDSFKDINRCYLNDHNESIPMGEIGLKKEDERMFKKFHLKMY, from the coding sequence ATGATTAAGTCTGAACTTTACACCGGAATAAAAAAGAAGAGACAGAAAATACTGTACTTTGTCTTTTGTTTGATACTTATTTTACCGAATATATTACTCACATTTACCGAGCCGTATACCGTAGTTTCAAAAATAGCCAATCTGCTTCTTCCTCTATTTGTATACATGTTCCTTCTCACGCTCAAGCGTAAACCCGGAGCTATGATGTGGTGGTTATTTATATTTGTATTCTTCGGAGCTTTCCAGCTGGTATTACTCAACTTATTCGGTAATTCCATCATTGCTGTAGATATGTTTCTCAATGTACTCTCCACCAGTGTAGGAGAAGCATCGGAACTACTGGACAATATGCTACTCGCTATTTCCAGTGTATTGCTGATTTATGTACCCTGCATGACATTTGCCGTATATTCGACGAAATACAAGGAAGATTTGGACAAAGCTTTTCGCTCCAAGATGAAGCGTATTGCGGTCGGAGGCTTTGCCTTATCGCTCCTTCTTATCCCTCTTTGTAAATACTCCAATAAAAGATATAAAGGACGTAATGAGGTGTTTCCCGTAAATGTGCTGTACAACTTATATCTATCGGTAGACCGTGTAAACAAAACTGCGCATTACTATGAGACAAGCAAGGGTTTTACCTACCATGCCAAATCTACTCACAGCCCTGAGCTGGACGAGACTTATGTGCTGGTGATCGGTGAGACATCGAGAGCTTGCAGCTGGGGATTGTATGGCTACAAGAGAGAGACAAACCCACTACTTATGCAAATCGCACCGGAGCTCGTTGTATTTCGTGACAATCTATCACAGTCCAATACGACTCACAAGAGCGTACCCATCATACTCTCTCCGGCCGATGCCGACCACACCTCCGAGCTTCACAAGGTGAAAAGCGTGATCACGGCTTATAAAGAAGCAGGATTTTACACCTCATTCTTATCCAATCAGGCGTATAACAGAGCTTACATCGACTTCTTCGCTAAGGAAGCAGACAACTGCTTCTTTATTCGCGAGCAAGGTAACCTTAAAGGCAAACGGACGATGGATGCGGATCTCCTGCCATTGCTTCAAGAAACGCTGGGTAAACATAAGAAGAACTTAATCATATTACATACTTACGGCTCACACTTCAACTACTCAGACCGTTATAAGAGAGAGGATGCAGTGTTTACTCCTGATAAAATCACCTCAACTTCTATACGACAACTAAATCAACTTAGAAACGGTTATGACAATAGTATAAGAACTACAGATAAGTTCTTGTACTCAGTGATCAACATGCTCAAAACTAAGAATAATGTAGCAGGGATGTTGTTTATCGCAGACCATGGGGAAGATATATATGATGATGAGCGGGAGCGTTTTCTACACTCGTCACCCACGACATCATACTATCAGATCCACGTGCCGTATATATTATGGACATCGGAAGGCTACAGACAAGCGTTTCCGGACAAAGTGAACGCAGCGCGCCGAAACGCAGCAAGGGCATCGAGCTCCAATACAGTCTTCCACACGCTACTGGACTTGGGAGGGATAGATACAAAGTACAAGATGGATTCACTGTCTCTCACAAGCGACTCTTTTAAGGATATCAACAGATGCTATCTCAACGACCATAATGAGAGTATTCCTATGGGCGAGATAGGTTTGAAGAAAGAAGACGAACGCATGTTCAAGAAATTTCATCTAAAAATGTATTGA
- a CDS encoding PCMD domain-containing protein, protein MNRALFSILVCGAVVCSATKGYAQSTLLPYGDMNRWETRIIKESGIIGGKKQKVYEIAPTTTIEGDIAYKNKGGSPWATSNVLAHVSGITKTSTTVFPEERGNGYCAKLSTDVQTCKVLGIINIKVLAAGCIYLGSMEEPIKSTSNPQSKLNSGIPFTKTPKALCFDYKVKLSGQLGRIRETGFSAVKKIAGKDMPEASLFLQKRWEDSEGNIHALRVGSMVVRFDQSTGDWRNNQSFTINYGDLSKEVPSKPYLALQAGKDARYAINSKGKSVPINEEGWAPEGTQPTHLILQFSSSYGGAYIGSPGTILWVDNIGFQY, encoded by the coding sequence ATGAACAGAGCTTTATTTTCCATATTGGTATGCGGAGCAGTAGTCTGTTCCGCTACAAAAGGGTATGCACAAAGTACACTGCTTCCGTACGGCGACATGAATCGCTGGGAAACAAGGATCATAAAAGAATCCGGTATTATAGGCGGAAAGAAGCAAAAAGTCTATGAAATAGCCCCTACAACAACCATCGAAGGAGATATTGCTTATAAAAACAAAGGAGGATCACCGTGGGCTACGTCTAATGTGCTGGCTCATGTGTCCGGAATAACCAAGACAAGTACTACAGTTTTCCCTGAAGAACGTGGCAACGGCTACTGTGCCAAGCTGAGCACCGATGTACAAACCTGCAAAGTACTCGGCATTATCAATATCAAGGTCCTGGCTGCAGGTTGTATTTATCTCGGGAGCATGGAAGAGCCTATCAAAAGCACCTCCAATCCGCAGAGCAAGCTCAACTCAGGCATACCCTTCACCAAGACTCCTAAAGCTCTTTGCTTCGACTATAAAGTAAAACTTTCTGGACAACTGGGCAGAATAAGAGAGACGGGATTCTCCGCGGTAAAGAAGATAGCGGGCAAAGATATGCCCGAAGCAAGTCTTTTCCTCCAAAAACGCTGGGAAGATAGCGAAGGCAACATACATGCCTTGCGTGTAGGCTCTATGGTGGTGAGATTCGATCAATCAACCGGCGACTGGCGCAACAATCAAAGCTTTACGATAAACTACGGCGATCTCAGCAAAGAAGTACCTTCCAAGCCGTATCTCGCACTTCAGGCCGGTAAAGACGCTCGGTATGCCATCAACAGCAAAGGTAAAAGCGTACCGATCAACGAAGAAGGTTGGGCTCCCGAGGGTACCCAACCCACACATCTTATACTCCAGTTCTCGTCATCATACGGTGGAGCTTACATCGGATCACCCGGTACTATCCTTTGGGTAGACAACATCGGATTCCAATACTAA
- the ychF gene encoding redox-regulated ATPase YchF yields MALQCGIVGLPNVGKSTLFNCLSNAKAQSANFPFCTIEPNVGVITVPDERLNKLAELIHPQRIVPTTVEIVDIAGLVKGASKGEGLGNKFLANIRETDAILHVLRCFDDDNITHVDGTVDPVRDKNIIDTELQLKDLETVESRIQKVQKQAQTGGDKQAKQIYEVLVKFKEALDQGLNARTVTFETKDEQKIAKELYLLTAKPVMYICNVDEKSAVTGNQYVDQVREAVKDEDAEILVVAAKIESEIAELETYDERQMFLDEIGLTESGVSRLIRAAYSLLNLETYFTAGVQEVRAWTYLRGSKAPQCAGVIHTDFEKGFIRAEVIKFDDFIHYGSEAAVKEAGKMNVEGKEYIAQDGDIMHFRFNV; encoded by the coding sequence ATGGCATTACAATGTGGTATTGTAGGTTTACCCAATGTCGGTAAATCCACACTCTTCAACTGTCTTTCCAATGCAAAGGCACAGTCGGCTAACTTTCCTTTTTGTACAATAGAGCCCAATGTAGGCGTTATCACCGTACCCGATGAGCGCCTCAACAAACTGGCAGAACTGATACATCCCCAACGCATAGTACCCACCACGGTAGAAATCGTAGATATAGCCGGGCTTGTCAAAGGTGCCAGCAAAGGAGAGGGACTCGGCAATAAATTCCTGGCCAACATCAGAGAGACGGACGCCATATTACATGTATTGCGTTGCTTTGACGATGATAACATCACCCATGTCGACGGCACAGTAGACCCGGTAAGGGATAAGAACATCATTGACACGGAGCTTCAGCTCAAAGACCTCGAAACGGTAGAGAGCCGTATACAGAAGGTACAGAAACAAGCACAGACCGGCGGGGACAAGCAGGCAAAACAAATATATGAAGTACTGGTAAAATTCAAAGAAGCTCTCGATCAAGGCTTGAACGCCCGCACGGTAACGTTCGAGACTAAAGACGAACAAAAGATTGCCAAGGAGCTTTATCTGCTCACCGCCAAACCTGTGATGTACATATGTAATGTGGATGAGAAATCGGCAGTGACCGGCAATCAATACGTAGACCAAGTAAGAGAAGCCGTCAAAGACGAAGACGCTGAGATATTGGTTGTAGCAGCCAAGATAGAAAGCGAGATCGCAGAGCTGGAAACTTATGATGAGCGACAGATGTTTTTGGACGAGATCGGCCTCACTGAGTCCGGTGTATCCCGCCTTATACGTGCAGCGTACAGCTTGCTCAATCTTGAGACTTACTTCACCGCAGGTGTGCAGGAAGTGCGTGCATGGACGTATCTGCGAGGTAGCAAGGCCCCTCAATGCGCCGGAGTTATCCACACGGACTTTGAGAAAGGATTTATCAGAGCTGAAGTCATTAAGTTCGATGACTTCATCCATTACGGTTCTGAAGCAGCAGTGAAAGAAGCGGGTAAGATGAATGTGGAAGGCAAAGAATATATCGCTCAAGACGGTGATATCATGCACTTCCGTTTCAACGTTTAA